The genomic interval AGGAACGCGAGGGCGTGGGCGCCCGTCCGCAGCGACGACAGCGCCGCCTCTCCATCGTCGACCTCGGAGACCTCGCAGCCGAGTTCTTCGAGAATCTCTCGGAGGACGAAGCGAATCGACGGTTCGTCGTCGGCGATCAGGACGCGTGCGCGGGGGTTCATGCGGAACTCCGTTGGGGACCCACGACCGGGAGCAGGACGCGCGCGCGCGTGCCCCGGTTCGGTTCACTCTCGAGGTGGAGCGTCCCGTCGTGGCGGGTCGCCCAGTGTCGGCTCATCGCGAGCCCGAGTCCGGTGCCCCCGGAGCGGGTCGTGAAGAAGGGAGTGCTCAGACGTGCGAGCACCTGCGACGTGATGCCAGGGCCGTCGTCGATCAACGTCACCTGGACGGTGGGAACGCTCTTGCCGCTCTCGCGGGTGAGGCGGTTCTCGAAGGCCATCCGCGTCTCGACGCAGAGCGTGCCGTCGCCATCGAGCGCCTGCAGCGCGTTGCGCCCGAGGTTCAAGAAGATCTGGGTCAGGCGGTCCGGGTCGGCGCGCAGGTCCGGGATCGACGGGTCGAAGCTGCGATCGAGCTTGACTCCGCGCGCCAGCGGATCCATCGACAACAGCTCGAGCACTTCATCGAGCAACCGGTGAATGTTCACGTCCTCGAGGCGCAGCGATTCGCCCTGGTTGAAGACCATCAGCTCGTCGACCAACGTGCGGATCCGATCGACCTCGCGCACGATCATGTTCGCCGCGTCTTGCAGCTTCCCGGCTTCCGTGCGCGCGGCGATGATCTCCGCCGCGCCGCGGATGCCCCCGAGCGGATTCTTGACCTCGTGGGCGATGCCGGCTGCGATCGTGCCGTAGAGCGACAGTCGCTCGCGCTCGACCGCACGCTCTTCGAGAGACCGCTGCAGGGTTCGATCGCGCAGGGCGAGCACCACCCCGCTCGGGGTTCGGTCCTCGGCCCAGAGCGGCGAGGCGGCCACGTCGACCACGACGTCTTCCGCGAAGCGCCGGGTCAGGAGCTGCTCGTCCTGGACCGCAGACCGACCACTCTCGAAGACGCCGCGTGCCAGCGCTTCGAGCCGTCGCTCCCGGCTCACCCTCGAGAGGTGGGCACCGCGCGACGCCTCGCCCGAGGTGCCCAGAAGCCGGCAGGCCTCGGCGTTCAGGAATTCCACCCGGCCCTCGTGGTCGACCACGATCACGCCCTCGAAGACCGCATCGAGCACGTCTTTCAGGTCGTGGTTCATGGAACGCTCTCACGCCCCGCCGGCTCCTCGGCAGCGCGCCTGGCGGCGGAAAACCGAGGGGACCCGGAACGGGGGCCGAAGGAAGGAAAAAAGGCAGGCCGGACGGCCCCGGATGCGGGGCCGGGGCGGACCGGCGTGGTTGCCCAATTCTTGGGCAGAGTAGCGGCCGCGCCGCTGGGCGCCATCGTCCCCTGGCGGTCGGAGGCGCCTCCATAAGGTGCTGAGTTCGGTAGCTTCTTGGCGTTGTGCGTACCGGAATCACGCCGGCCGAGGCGCTCGAGACGATTCTCCAGCGCGCCGAGCCCCTCACCCCCGAGACGGTCTCGCTGCCCGAGGCCCAGGGGCGGATCCTCGCCGAATCGGTGACCTCAGAGCGGGTGATCCCACCCGCCGACAACTCGGCGATGGACGGCTACGCGGTGCGGGCCGCCGACTGCGCCCAGGCCTCGGCCGACGCCCCGGTCGCGCTGCCCGTGTCCTTCGAGGTGCCCGCGGGCGCCGCCGCACCTCCCACCCTCGAGGTCGGACAAGCCGCCCGGATCCTGACGGGTGCCCCGCTCCCGCCCGGCGCAGACAGCGTCGTGCGGCAGGAAGACACGGAGCGCAGCGGCGACCGCGTCGCCGTGCGGGTCGTTCCGAAGCTCGGCGAGCACGTGCGGCGGGCCGGAGAAGACGTCGATGCCGGGGACGCGGTGCTGACGGCCGGCGATCGCGTCGGCGCCGCCCAGATCGGCATGCTCGCCTCGCTCGGCCGCAGCTTCGTCGCGGTTCACCGGGCGCCGCGGGTCGCCATTCTGTCTGGCGGCGACGAGTTGGTCGAGCCGGATGGCGACATCAGCGGCGGTCGCATCGTCTCTTCGAACTCCTATTCGATCGCCGCCCAGTGTCGGGAACTCGGTGCCATCCCGAGCTACCTCGGCATCGCGCGCGACACCCCGGAAGACCTGGAGCGGTGCTTTCGCGGTGGTCTGCGCGCCGACCTGCTCGTGAGTTCGGCCGGCGTGTCCGTCGGCGATCGCGACTTCGTGCGCGACGTGCTCGAGAAGCTGGGCTGCACGCTCGCCTTCTGGGGCGTTCAGATGAAACCCGGCTACCCCCTCGCCTTCGGCGAGATCGGCGCCGAGCGAGGCGCGGGTGCGGGTGGCCCGCTCGTGTTCGGCCTGCCGGGCAACCCGGTCTCGGCGATGATGACCTTCGAACAGTTCGTGCGGCCGGCGATCTTGCAGATGCGCGGCGAGCGCGCCCTGTTCCGCCCGCTCCTCGAGGTCCGGCTGGGCGAGCGCCTGCGCAAGAAGCCCGGCCGGCTGCACTTCGTCCGCGTCACCCTCGAGAAGGAAGGCGACGACTGGGTGGCCCGCAGCGCCGGCAACCAGAGCTCGGGCGCGCTGCGCTCCATGCTCCGCGCGCGTGCCATTCTGATCTTCGACGCCGAGCTCGAACGGCTCGACGTGGGTGATCGCGCGCGCGTCCAGGTCGTCGACCCGACGGTGCTCGCCGGCGCCGACGGAGGATTCTGAGATGGGCGAGATGGCCTCGAACGGAGATCGATTGCGCAACGTGGCGGGCGCTGTGCTCACGGGCGGCGCGTCCTCGCGCATGGGTCGAGACAAGGCGCGCCTCGCCGTCGGGGGCGTACCTGCCGCGACGCGCGTTGCCGAATGCCTCGCCCAGCTCTGCACCGACGTCGTGATCGTGGGGGGCGATCCGCCGTCGGACGCGCCCGGCCGCCGCGTTCCGGATCCGCCGGGCCCGCGCTGCGCCCTGCGCGGGCTGGTCGGTGCCCTCGACGCCTGCGAGGCCGAACGCGTCTTCGTGGTCGCGACCGACGTCCCGTTCGTTCGCCCTTCGCTGCTCCTCGCGCTGTTTGCATGGCCCGAGGCCGACGCGGTAGTGCCTCGCTCCTCGCACGGTTTACAGCCCCTGGTCGCGCTCTACCGGCGCGAGCCCGTCCTCGAGGTGGCGCGTGGACACCTCGAGGAAGAGCGCCTGGCCCTGCGCCACGTCCTCGACGCGGTGGAGACCCGCCTCTTCGAGGGGGAAGACCTCGCGCGGGTCGACGACCACGGGTTCGCCCTCACCAACCTGAACACGCCGGAAGACCTGGCCCAGGCCGAGGCCGCCCTGGCGCGCTAGCGCCCGAGGATGATCCGGCAGATGGCTTCGAGGCGCTCGAAGGCGCCGTCGAAGCGTTCGCGCAGGGACGCATCGGCCCACTCGACGGCCCCCAGACGCGAGAGCACCGCGAGGGTCTGTTCCGCGGCGCCAGACAGGTCATCCGAAGCGCGCTCTCCCAGATCGTCGAGTGCCTCGGTCACGCCGGTGTCGGCCGCAGCTCCGGCTTCGCGGAGTGTTCCTACGAGATCCCCCAGCAGGCGTCGATACTCCCCCCGCACAGACATCTAGTGGCGCTCCTTCCCCACCGGACTCATCGGCTGCGCATCGCTTCGACGATGTGGGTCGTACGCACGCCTGGAATCACGCGCAGACGCTCGACGCGCCCACCCCAACTCTCGACGTCCTCGCGTCCGACGATCTCGTCGAGCTTCCAGTCCCCGCCCTTCGCCAGGACGTCGGGGCGCAGCTTGCGAATCGCCCGCAGAGGCGTGTCCTCGCCGAACAGGACGACCCAATCGACGCAGGAAAGCGACGCCACGATCTCGGCGCGCTGGCGCTCGGGGATCACCGGCCGCGTCGGGCCCTTCAGGCGCCGCACCGACGCGTCGCGATTCAGGGCGACGATCAGGCGGTCGCCGAACCCACGTGCCTCTTCCAGACTGCGCACGTGTCCGACGTGGAGCAGGTCGAAGCAGCCGTTGGTGAAGACGACGGTCTCCCCGCGGCGCTGGGCCGCCGCGACTTCGTGCCGGGCCCGATCGCGAGACAGCACGCGCGCGCGCGCCGGCCGCACCTCGCTCACAGCGTGACCTCGGGCGCCGCGGGAGCCGCCTCGGGGTCCGGCGCCGGCGGCTCGGGTTCGGGCTCCGCGCCCTTCGGAGGGGACTCGCCACCCGGCGACGCCAACCCGAGTTCCTCGATGCCGCGCCGCACGACCGACGGAAGCCCGGTCACCATGCGAATCGGTCCGGCGTTGAGCGAGCGCAGCGGTTGGGGCCGCGCGGTCGGCGCGTCCCACGGACCGCTGAGTTTGAAATGGGCCGCCACCAAGTTGTTCGCCCCCCCGAGCAGCAGGTTCCCCAGGATCGGGATGCTACCGAGCGCACGGTCGACGGGCCGGAACAAGAACACCACGAGCTCCGCGTCGACACCGTGGGGCTCGTGACCGATGTCGATCTGACCCGTGCCGAACACGCGCACGTCGGGGCCGTCGAATTCGAGGCCATCGGTCTTCGCCACACCTTCTTCGAGGTCGAAGGCGACTTCACAGCGCGTGTAGCGAATCTGATCCCGCCCGCCGCTGAGATCGAGGCTCTCGGTCGACAGCGTCAGCGCCAGGAGAGCGGGCATCTCGCGTTTGACGGTGCCGTCGTACGCGTCGACGGTGGCGCGGCCCGACAGACTCGCCAGCGGGAAGACACCGTCGCGGTGCCGCGCTTCGAGATCGGCGCGCACGTCGACCCGCCCGGTGACGAGCTCTTCCCCGAGCCCTGCCTGGGCGAACAGCGCGGCCGCATCGAGATCCTGGGCCACGAAGGCGCCGCGGTAGGGCAGGACGTCGGCCGTCGAGAGGTCCACCGAACCGTCGCCGACCAGATGTCCCTGGGGTCGGATCGCCGCCTGGACGCCGTCGAAATAGACGCTCGCGCCCACACCGCGCACGCGCGCCTGGACCTTCTCGTGGGACCAGAGGTCGGTATCCCAGGGACCGATCTCTAGCGTGCCGCGCGCCCACACGTCCCCTCGGATCGGCGCAGGCGTGCGCTGATTGCGGTCCGGCGCCCTGGCGACCAGGCGGGCCGTCAAACGCATCGGGTCGTCGTCCCAGATCAACGTGCCGCGCAGCGGCACCTCGGCCCAGGTGGCGCGACGGATCTCGGCCACCAGGTCTTCGCCGCGCCCGTCGATCCCGACCTCGACCGAACGCAGCGGCCAGAGCACGAGCGGGTGGGCCAGGTGATCGAGACGCACTTCGAAATGGGGCGGTTCGGCTTCCTCGCCGGGCTCGGGCTCGAACACCGAGATCAACAGAGGCAACCCCGCCAGCAAGACTTCGTCCCGCACGGGAACCCGGTTCGCGAGGTCCGAGTCGAGCAGGTGAGAAACCCCATCGAAGTCGAGATCGAGAATGGGGAGGTCGAACCCATCACGCGAGCCGGTGAGACCGCGTACTTCGAGGCGATCCCCCGCCAGGCTCGCCCGCATCGCAACGCGCTCGAGGGCGTCGTCTTCGTCGAGCGCGATTCGCAGCTCTTCGAGACCCGCCTCGAGCCGGAAGCCCTCGGGCAGGTGACCGGACTCGCCGGTGAAGACCTGCTCCCAGCGCGCGAGGGTCTCCTCGCCCTCGGCGCGCATGTCAACGATGCGGCCTTCGCCGAGCGCACCCAGCAGGTCACGGGCGTCTTCGAAGGCGGCGGCGTTTCCGGTCATGGCGACGAGATCCTCGACGGCGATGTCCGCGAGCTTCGCGCGCAGGGCAAGCGCCGCCTTGGGGTCCACCGGCCGCGAAAGGCTGCCACTCACGTCGACGTCGATCGCGCCACTGCGCAGACGCACTTCCTCGAACTCGAAACGGTCCTCGTCGAATCGAATCGTCGCCTGGCTCGCGATCCGCGGTGCGCCCCAGAGCGGCGTGTCGACCCCGTCTTCGACGAGGGCGAAGTCGCGCATCACCCAGTCCACCTGGGCACGGGCCGGGCGATCCGGAGTCGCGCGCAGATCGATCACTCCGTCCAGGCGACCCGCCGGTCCCATCGTCGCCGCCCCGAACCAGCTCGCGGCCCAGCCCAGATCGAGCCCGTTGGCCGTGACCTGCAGGTCGAGGTCGTCCGGCTCGTCGAGCGTCGCCTCCCACTCCAGGGCGCCGCGCTGGGCCCCCTCCCCCACGACCCGCATCCGGGCGACCAGCGCGGTCTCGGCCCGCAGCTGGCGGTAGTCGAGCTCGGCTTCGAGATCCTCTGCCGAGAAGGTGCGGGTCGCGCCGGTCTCGTCGGCCCAGATCACCTCGATCCGCCCGTCCCGCAGGCGCAGGTGGTCCGCGAGGTGCGGCCCGCGGAGGAGTTCCCGGAGCGCAAATTCCGGAGCCACGTGCTCGGCGTGGTCCTCCTCGCCACCGGTGTGCGGCTGCGGGTCGGCGTTCGGGAGGTGGATGCCCGAGGCATCGCCCCGCAGACGCAGCGTGACGCCTTCCAGCTCCAGCCGGGAGAGCCGCACGTTCCCCATCAGGCTGGCGCCCAGGCTGAGCCGCGCGCTCGCCCGCTCGACCTGTAAGTCCCCGTTCAAGAGGGACATTTTCCCCGCCTCGAGCTCGATGGGCAGGCCCGGACGGACGCGCAGGCTGTCGATGTTGCAGCGCGCGCCCGTGGCCTGGGCCACCTGTCGCTCGACCTCGCGGCGCAGCTGCTCGGGCCCCAGGGTGGACGCGGCATAGAGCCCGGCCACCAGAGAGGCGAGCAGTAGGAGGGCCGCCAGACCCCAGCGCCATGCGCGTCGCCGGCTCACGATCCCTGCAGGGATCTCGAGGCCGCCCGACCCCCCCTAAATGAAGGTTCTTCGATGTGCGTCAACGGCTCGATCCTGGGCCCCTGCCTACGGATTGCGGCGCGGGGCGTACCCCCCAGAGCCGCCCCAAGGCCCCATTCTCCCTAAAGAAATTCGTCGTACCCGTCGAAACGGCTTCCAAGTGGAGAGGAACCCAGTCGGCCTTCGTCCGGCCGACCCGAGGGAGTGTGCGTGGGTATGGAGAATAATCGATCGAAGACGATTCGGAAGAATCGCGTGCGCGAGCTGCGAGAGAACCGCCTGATGACCCAGGCGCAGCTGGCTCGCAAGGCCAAGGTTGCTCTCCGTACGATTCATTCCGTCGAGAAGGGCATGAACTGTCGGATGGACACCAAGCGCAAGATCCTGCTCGCGCTCGGTCTCCGCTTCGAAGACAAGGACCAGGTGTTCCCGCCCGCTCACGTGTTCGCCGACGAGCCGTCGTCCGAACCGTCGACGCCGCAGAACACGCCGTCGTACTAGTCGCCTAGCGCGCACTCGGCGGCACACACCGCCGAGCCGTGCGTTCTCGCGGCACACCACGAACGGGGTCCCGTCCACGGGACCCGACGCCACCGATCTCCCTCGCAGCCCAGCGCGAGCGGGTTTCGGTACCATGGCGTTGGGACGCTCTCCGGGCGCCTGATCCGCGATCGGGCGCGTCTTCCTCGGCGAGCGTGCGTCTTCCCGACCGCACCGCGCGGACCCGAGAGGACGTCGACGAGTCGCATCCCACCCACGCTCGGAGGCCCGCCCGATTCCGGACCGGATCACACTGCTGGCAGACGTCGCCGAGATCGTCGCACGCTCGCACGATCTTCACGAGACGCTCGGCAATGTGGTCGATCTGGTCGGCAAGCGCCTCGATGCGGATGCCTGCTCGATCTATCTGGTCGAAGCCGACGTCACGCAGCTCACTCTCTCGGCGACCAATGGGCTGCACCGCGAGTCGATCGGCCGGGTCCGGCTGCCGGTCGGTCAGGGACTGGTAGGGCTCGCCGCGGCGCAACGCTCTCCGGTGGTGAGCGACGACGCGCAGACGCACCCGAGCTACCGCTACTTCCCCGAGACCGGTGAGGAGCGCTTCACGTCGCTGATGGCGGCTCCGCTGCTCGTCAAGAACGTCACCGTCGGCGTCCTCGTGGTGCAGACGATCGAGCAGCGGCGCTTCGAGCCCTTCGAAGTCGACGTGCTCCAGACCTGCGCGCAGCTGATCTCGCCGGTGGTCATGAACGCGCGCTTCCTTTCGCTGGTCGACCAGTCCGAGGAGGCCCTCGAGCGCGACTCGGAGGAGCTCGCGGCCCACGGGATTCCGATCGTGCGCAGCCCCGCCCCGCGCCCCGACCAGAACGTCGAGTTCAAGGGCCTCGGGACTTCGCGAGGCATCGCGATCGGGCGCATCTACCGGATGGAGAATCCGCTCGATCTGGCCCAGCTCGAGTACGAGCCGAGCGCATCCGCGGACGCCGAGGAGCGCGACCTGATCCAGGCGATCTCGAGCGTCCGCCGCGACCTCGACGACAACCGCGAAGAGCTCGGTGACCGCTTCGGCCCCGAGTTCTCCGCCGTCTTCCACACCCACATCCAGATCCTCGAGGACAAGGGCTTCGTCTCGAAGCTGCGCGACGAAGTCGGCCGCAGCGCCAACGCCCGCGTGGCCCTGCAGAGCGTGCTCGGGGCCTACCGGAAGACCTTCAGCCGCATCGAGGACGCCTACTTCCGCGAGCGGATGAGCGACATCGAGGACATCGGCCGGCGCGTGATGGAGCAGCTCCTGGGCGATCGCGCCCAGCGCCCGCGCATGGAAGACGGCGCCATCGTCTTCGCCGACAACATCCTGCCGGGTCACTTCGCGCGCCTCGACCTCGAACGGGTCGGCGCCATCGTGTCCGAGCACGGTGGCTCGACCTCCCACGGTGCGATCTTCGCCCGCACCCTGGAGATCCCCGCGGTGACGGGCGTCTCCGGCCTGGGGGAGAACCTGCGCCCGGGCGAGCTGGCGATCGTCGATGGTGGCGAGGGGACGATCTTCCTCTCCCCCGACGAGCACCTCATCACCGAGTACGAGCGTGCCCGCGAGCGCTTCGAGATCGCGGCAGAACACCTGGACGCGCTGCGCGAGGTTCCGGCCGAGACCCGCGACGGACGGCGCATCGCACTCACGGCGAACTGCGGGCTGGTCAGCGACCTGCGTCTGGTGGAGCAACACGGTGCCGAAGGGGTCGGGCTCTTCCGCACCGAGATGTTGGCATTCGCCCATCGAGGGTTCCCGGAAGAGGAAGAGCAGGAGCAGCTCTACGAACGGGTGGCCGGCTTCCTCGCGCCCCGCCCGGTCACGTTCCGAACCCTCGACCTCGGCGGCGACAAGGAGGTTCCCAACCTCGCCCTGCCCTACGAAGAGAACCCGCAGCTCGGTTGTCGCTCGATCCGCTTGAGCTTCACCCACGAGGAGTCCTTCCGCGCGCAGCTGCGGGCGATCCTCCGGGCGAGCGCGCGCGGCAACGTGCGCTTGCTGCTGCCGATGATCTCGTCGGTCGGGGAGCTGCGTCAGGCGCGCGAGATCGTGAACGACGTGATGGACCAGATGCGCGCCAAGGGCACCGCCTTCGACGCCGACATCCCGGTCGGCGTGATGATCGAAGTTCCCTCCGCCGCCCTGATCTCCGAGTCGCTGGCGCGCGAATGCGACTTCTTCAGCGTAGGGACGAACGACCTCACCCAATACACCCTCGCCGTCGACCGTGGCAACGAGCGCATCGCCCACCTGTTCGATCCGTTGCACCCGGCGGTCATCAGCCTGGTCGATCACAGCGTGCGCGCGGCGCGCAAGACGGGTATCCCGATCTCGATCTGCGGCGAGATGGCGAGCAACCCGCTCGCGGTCCCCATCCTGGTAGGACAGGGCATCGCCGAGCTGTCCGGACCACCGAGCGCCGTCCCGATCGTGAAGGAGATCGTGCACGCCCTGGACCAGGGCGAGGCCGAAGCCGATGCGCGCCGCGCACGCGATGCGAGCTGCGCCTCGGAAGTGCGCGCCATCGGCGCGAGCAGACTCCGAGAAGCCGGACTCCTCGACCATCCGGATCTCGGCCCGTGGCTGCGCCGCCAGGTCGAGACCGCCCTCCGCTGAGTCGCATTCAGCCGAAGCGAGCGATCAGGGCGATGCCGATCACGGTCAGCACGGCGCCCCACACGCGCGCTCGCCCCGGTCGTTCCCCGAGCCAGACGATCCCGAGGCCGACGGCGAAGAGCACGCTCACCTGGCGCACGGCCACGACGTAGCTGGCGAGCGCGCTCTCGTAGGCCCAGAGGATCAGCGCGTACCCCACGAACGAGATCGCCGCGGCCATCGCGGCCGTCCGCAGTTGGGGTCGGATCTCGGCGCGCAGCCTCGACCAGCCCATTCGTCTCACCACCAACACCGTCAGGAAGGACGCGTCGAAGGCGTGGTAGAGCAGCGAGTACACGATCGCCCACGGGAGCGGCCCCGGGTTCTCCGTCTCCCCGAGCGTGTGCATCGCGTGCTTGTCGAGCAGCGAATACACGACGGTCGCACCCAGGGTCAGATAGGCGAAGCGCGCGGCCTGGCTGCGCAGCGCGCTGCCGCGGGTCTCGGGTCCCAGGTGGACGCACCAGATGCCGAGCACCACGACCGCGATGCCCAGAGCTCCACCGAGACGGATCTCCTCCCCGAGCAGCGGCACCGCCAGGAACGGCAAGAAGGCGGGTGTGGAGCGCGCGATCGGATAGACGAGCGAGAGGTCCCCGCCCTCGTACGCGCGCGCCATCCAATACATGTACGCCGAATGGGCGACTCCCGTCGCGCCCATCGTCACCCAGACCTCGGTCGGGACGGAGGCCCAGGGGATCCAGGGGAGCGCGAGCCAGAGGCCGGTGGTCCCGAGCACGACTTGGAGCCAGTTGAAGGCCAGCGGGTGGCCGCTGCGCTTGATGGTCGCGCTCCAGATCGCGTGAAGCGCCGCGGACGCCAAGACCAGAGCGAAAGCGAGGGGCGACAAGCGGCAAGCCTACCGCGTCCGCGCGAGACGCCTCGAAACGGTGGCGCTGGGCTCCGCGACACCGCCCGCGAGCCGCTCGACCACCCTCAGGCCCCGTGCTACCCCTTCGCCGTCCCAAGGGGCCGTCCCGCCCTCTCACCTCCCGCCCGCGTCCTGCCCCTTCCGAGGGCGCCCCTGGACGCCGTCGGAGCCCACCCAACCATGGCAGAAGCTGCCCTTCCGTCCGTCAGCCAGCGGCTGCGCGGCTACTTGGAATTGACCAAGCCGCGGATCCTGGTGCTCGTGATCTTCACGGGGCTGCCCGCGATGATGATGGCGGCACCGGGCTGGCCGCCGGCGGGGTTCGTCGTCGCGACGCTGCTCGGCATTGCCCTGGCGGCTGGCGCGGCCAACACGCTCAACTGCTACCTGGAGCGCGACCGGGACGCGCTGATGGAGCGCACCCGCACCCGTCCGCTGCCCTCCCAGGACATTTCGCCTCAGTCGGCCCTGGCCTTCGGGCTGGCGCTGTCGGCGATCTCGACCGCGCTGCTGTGGACCATCGCCGGGCCGGTCGCCGCCGGGCTCGGGGTCGCGAGCATCCTCTTCTACGTGTTCGTGTACACGGTCTGGCTGAAGCCGCGCTCCTCCTGGAACGCGGTCGTGGGCGGCGCCGCGGGCGCGGCTGCTCCCCTGATCGCGGACGCGGCCGTCAATGGCCACGTCGGAGCCGCCGGCTGGCTGCTCTTCGCGATCATCTTCTTCTGGCAGCCGCCCCACGTGTGGGCCATCGCGCTGTTCCGGAAAGAAGACTACGCCCGGGCGGGCATCCCGATGCTGCCGAACGTCATCGGCGACGAGCCGACGCGCTGGCGGATGCTGCTCTACACGATCGCTCTGGTGCCCTTCACGCTGGCCCCGACGGCGCTCGGGCTGCTGGGAACCCCGTACCTCGTATGCGCCGTGGCCCTGGACGCATGGTTCCTGTGGCACGTGGTGCGGGTCATTCGTGAGCGCAATGACGAGGCGGCGCGCCGCGCCTTCCACGTCTCGCTCGGTTACCTGTTCGCCCTGTTCCTGGCGATGATCGTCGATCGGGTGATCGCCTAGCGCGATCTACCCGGGCTTCGGCCCGGGCCCTGACTCGCGGACTAGGCGTCCTGCGAGCCCTCGGCGCGCTTGCGGCGCTTGAGGGTGGGAGTCTTGCGACCTCGCGGCGGAGCCGTCCGAGGGGCGTTCCGATCCTTGAGGCGGAACGGCGGGTAGACGGGCACCTGCACCATGACGGTGGTGCCGTCGGGCCGGGTGAGTTCGCGCTCGACCATCTTGATGGGTTCGAGCGCCTCGCCCTCGATGATGCCGTTGCCCACCGAAGTACCGACCTCGGCTTTCGCGGACCCGCCCGCGGATGTCTCGGCGGGCTGCTTCGTCTCAGACTTCGTGCCAGACGTCTTTGCGCCGGCCGTCTCGCGCTTGGCCATCGCTGCACCTCCGCTCTCGGCTCGCCCCCTGTCCGGTGGGTCGAGGTTCCGGGCGGATCGGAATCGGGCTCCTGGCCCCCGGGGAGGTCCGGAGCCGACGCACGCCGCCTTCGCCTTCCGAATCGGCGGATCGAGGGGCG from Myxococcota bacterium carries:
- a CDS encoding heme o synthase translates to MAEAALPSVSQRLRGYLELTKPRILVLVIFTGLPAMMMAAPGWPPAGFVVATLLGIALAAGAANTLNCYLERDRDALMERTRTRPLPSQDISPQSALAFGLALSAISTALLWTIAGPVAAGLGVASILFYVFVYTVWLKPRSSWNAVVGGAAGAAAPLIADAAVNGHVGAAGWLLFAIIFFWQPPHVWAIALFRKEDYARAGIPMLPNVIGDEPTRWRMLLYTIALVPFTLAPTALGLLGTPYLVCAVALDAWFLWHVVRVIRERNDEAARRAFHVSLGYLFALFLAMIVDRVIA